In Desulfovibrio sp. TomC, the sequence CAGCCACAGGCCGCAGGCCGCCGACTCCACATAGCCTTCCACACCCGTGATCTGGCCGGCCAGGTACACGCCCGGACGCGCCACAAGTTCCAAACGCTCGTTTAACACCTTGGGCGCGTTGACAAACGTGTTGCGGTGGATGCTGCCCAGACGCGTGAATTCCGCTGCGTGCAGGGCCGGAATCAGCCGAAACACCCGCTCCTGTTCGCCATACGCCAGCTTGGTCTGGAAACCGACCAGATTGAGCGTGCTGCGCTCTTTATTCTCCGGACGCAACTGCACCACCGCATACGGCCAGCGGTCGGTGCGCGGATCGGTCAGGCCGACCGGCTTCATGGGACCGAAGGTCAGGGTGCGCTCGCCGCGCTCGGCCATGGCCTCGATGGGCAGACAGCCCTCAAAATGGAGTTCCTTTTCAAATTCCCGACTGGGAACCTTGCGCGCGGCCAAGAGCTCGGTCAGAAATACCATGTACTCATCTTTGGTGAGCGGACAGTTGAGGTAGTCGCCCTCCCCTTCCTGCCAGCGCGAGGCCCAAAACGCCTTGTCCATGTCCACGGAATCGGTGGCCACAATGGGGGCGATGGCGTCGTAAAAATACAGGCCCTCGCCGCCGATGGTTTCAAGCAGACTCGCCGCCATGCGCTCGGACGCCAGCGGCCCGGCCGCCACCACCACGGCCTCAAACCCGGCCAGGGCCGGATCGGCCAGGCCCATGATCTCGCGGCGAACAAGCGTCACCAGCGGTTCAGCCTCGATGCGCGCGGTCATGGCCGCGCTAAAAAGCTCGCGATTGACGGCCAAAGCTTTGCCCGCCGGCACAGCCGTCTCCCGGGCTGCGGCTATGACCGCGCTGCCCAGTTCGGCCATCTCGACCTTCAAAAGTCCCACCGCCGTCACCGGCTCATCGGAACGCAACGAATTGGAACACACCAGCTCCGCCAGCCCCGGACTGACATGGGCCGGGGAATACAACGCCGGCTTGCACTCAAATATCGTCGAAGCAACGCCCGCCCGAGCCAAGGCCAAGGCACATTCACAACCCGCCAACCCGCCGCCGATAATCGCTATGGACATTATTGTACTCCGTGGAGAGGGGAGAAAGGCAGAATGTGGGGAAGGAAACCTTTTTTTGGAAAAAAAGGTTCCTCCCCCACACCCCTCCTTCCCAAAAACTTTTAAAGGGGGGGCTATTTCAACTCGCAGTCTTATCAGGGTCTTAGACCGCGAACACAAGAAGCTAGAATCACTTGTAGATTTTCATTTTCCCTTTACCCATTTGCAGGGGGCCGGGGGGATCATCCCCCCGGCCGCCGGAGGCATCTTTCTCTTCCTCAAATAACTTTTGGCGTAGACGCCTTGGGCGTCAGGTGCCGGTTCTGGCTGTTCCAGAGGTCGCGGTAGACGGAGCAGCGGCGCAACAGTTCGGCGTGGGGCGCAAAATCCACGGCCTTGCCGCCGTCGAGCACCAGGATGGCGTCGGCCCCGGCCAGCATGGACAGGCGGTGGCTGATGATGATGGTGGTGCGGCCCTGGCCGATGCGGGTCATATTGTCCTGGACAATGGCTTCGGACTCGGCGTCCAGGGCGCTGGTGGCTTCGTCCAAAATGAGGATGCGCGGGCTGGTGAGAAGCGCCCGGGCAATGGCCAAGCGTTGGCGCTGGCCGCCGGACAGGTTGGAGCCGTTTTCTTCGAGCGGCGTGTCGTAGCCGCGCGGCAGCCGGCGAATAAACTCCTCGGCCCCGGCCAGACGTGCCGCCCAGACCACCTCGTCAATGCTGGCCGTGGGCCGGGCCATGGCGATATTGTCCCGCACCGTGCCGGTGAAA encodes:
- the trmFO gene encoding methylenetetrahydrofolate--tRNA-(uracil(54)-C(5))-methyltransferase (FADH(2)-oxidizing) TrmFO — translated: MSIAIIGGGLAGCECALALARAGVASTIFECKPALYSPAHVSPGLAELVCSNSLRSDEPVTAVGLLKVEMAELGSAVIAAARETAVPAGKALAVNRELFSAAMTARIEAEPLVTLVRREIMGLADPALAGFEAVVVAAGPLASERMAASLLETIGGEGLYFYDAIAPIVATDSVDMDKAFWASRWQEGEGDYLNCPLTKDEYMVFLTELLAARKVPSREFEKELHFEGCLPIEAMAERGERTLTFGPMKPVGLTDPRTDRWPYAVVQLRPENKERSTLNLVGFQTKLAYGEQERVFRLIPALHAAEFTRLGSIHRNTFVNAPKVLNERLELVARPGVYLAGQITGVEGYVESAACGLWLGTQLGAKIGRGVDMSPPPQVTSLGALLNHLRTPTKKFQPSNVNFGLTPPLEERMKKANRKMAYPERARAAWGEWFVACKCTDRY